The Lutibacter profundi genome includes a region encoding these proteins:
- a CDS encoding Crp/Fnr family transcriptional regulator — translation MTTDKTLIREKLNDYYSEIFEKELLDEIVNFGMFRGMKSGETLIDIGDEMSHVPLILNGAVKIIREDSKGDDIVVYFLEKGDTCAISFVNCIYSSKSMFRGITEKETEAVFVPVEKVDDWLKKYETWRRFIIDSYHVRLIEMVEAIDSLAFMKLDDRLHKFLTDKVKIMKDNVLIITHQEIADDLNTSRVVVSRLLKQLENEGKIKIRRNRIIIDKI, via the coding sequence ATGACAACAGACAAAACATTAATAAGAGAAAAATTAAACGATTATTATTCCGAAATTTTTGAAAAAGAACTTCTTGATGAAATTGTTAATTTTGGTATGTTTAGAGGAATGAAAAGTGGAGAAACTTTAATTGATATTGGAGACGAAATGTCTCACGTACCGTTGATTTTAAATGGAGCTGTAAAAATAATTAGAGAAGACAGTAAAGGAGATGATATTGTAGTCTATTTTTTAGAAAAAGGAGATACCTGTGCCATTTCTTTTGTAAACTGCATTTACAGTAGTAAAAGTATGTTTAGAGGTATTACTGAAAAAGAAACTGAAGCTGTGTTTGTACCTGTAGAAAAAGTTGATGATTGGCTAAAAAAATATGAAACTTGGCGTCGTTTTATTATTGACAGCTACCACGTGCGTTTAATTGAAATGGTTGAAGCTATTGATAGTTTGGCATTTATGAAGTTAGATGATAGGCTACACAAATTTTTAACTGATAAGGTTAAAATAATGAAAGATAATGTTCTAATAATAACACACCAAGAAATAGCAGACGATTTAAACACCTCTCGTGTTGTAGTTTCTCGCTTACTAAAACAACTTGAAAATGAAGGAAAAATTAAAATTCGTAGAAATAGAATTATAATCGATAAAATTTAA
- a CDS encoding NAD(P)/FAD-dependent oxidoreductase — protein sequence MKNLLILGAGTAGTMMLNKLHKELDKEEWKITIVDQYKTHYYQPGFLFIPFGIYNKQDVTKPKYDFFPPGVDVIFSPIDRIAGEENKVYLEGGKVLNYDFLIAATGTQTRPSETEGLKDKLWYKDIFDFYTIEGALALHKRFKDWEGGNLVMCIPELPYKCPVAPIEFVCLAEAYFAERGMKDKVNISYVTLMSGAFTKPVASKMLGDLLEEKNIKVIPDFYLSHVDNENKKIISYDEQEIPFDILTIVPVNMGSDMVKRSGLGDDMNYIKTNKFTLQSDQFENIFVIGDAANIPTSKAGSVAHFAGEILMENILAAMEGRALPAKFDGHANCYIETGHGKGALIDFNYETEPLPGTFPLPGIGPFGLLKNTKMNHYGKILFRWIYWHILLKGKELPIEADMSMAGKKRI from the coding sequence ATGAAAAACTTACTTATTCTAGGTGCAGGAACTGCTGGCACAATGATGTTAAACAAATTACATAAAGAACTTGATAAAGAAGAGTGGAAAATAACAATAGTTGATCAATACAAAACTCATTATTATCAACCTGGCTTTTTATTCATCCCTTTTGGAATTTACAACAAACAAGATGTTACAAAACCAAAATATGATTTCTTTCCTCCTGGTGTTGATGTTATATTTAGCCCAATTGATAGAATTGCTGGTGAAGAAAATAAAGTTTACCTAGAAGGTGGTAAAGTTTTAAATTATGATTTTTTAATTGCTGCTACCGGTACACAAACTAGACCATCGGAAACAGAAGGTTTGAAAGATAAATTATGGTACAAAGATATATTTGATTTTTACACTATTGAAGGTGCCTTAGCTTTACATAAAAGATTTAAAGATTGGGAAGGTGGAAACTTAGTAATGTGTATTCCTGAACTACCTTACAAATGTCCGGTAGCCCCAATTGAATTTGTGTGTTTAGCAGAGGCTTATTTTGCTGAAAGAGGTATGAAAGACAAAGTAAATATTTCATACGTAACACTTATGTCTGGTGCTTTCACAAAACCTGTTGCCTCAAAAATGCTAGGTGATTTATTAGAAGAAAAAAATATTAAAGTAATCCCAGATTTTTATTTAAGTCATGTTGACAATGAGAATAAAAAAATTATTTCTTATGACGAACAAGAAATTCCTTTTGATATCTTAACTATTGTACCTGTAAATATGGGTTCAGACATGGTTAAACGCAGTGGACTAGGTGATGATATGAATTACATTAAAACAAACAAATTCACGCTACAATCTGATCAATTTGAAAATATATTTGTAATTGGAGATGCTGCAAACATCCCTACATCTAAAGCGGGTTCTGTAGCACATTTTGCTGGAGAAATTTTGATGGAAAATATTTTAGCTGCAATGGAAGGAAGAGCATTACCTGCCAAATTTGATGGACATGCAAATTGCTACATAGAAACAGGTCATGGAAAAGGAGCTTTAATAGATTTTAATTATGAAACAGAACCTCTTCCGGGAACATTCCCTCTACCAGGAATTGGGCCATTTGGTTTATTAAAAAACACCAAAATGAACCACTATGGTAAAATTTTATTTAGATGGATATACTGGCATATATTACTTAAAGGAAAAGAACTACCTATTGAAGCAGATATGTCAATGGCAGGAAAAAAACGTATTTAA
- a CDS encoding DUF1641 domain-containing protein — MEDKNIQSQINALDKKLDLILGYVNQQRLNATVVEDLVSDLGIIGKDMYDSTVVELDKRQIEIDPSELTDLAVTFLRNIGNIKLVMNTLEMAVDLSKEVGPIANEVIIDFTKQLNTFEQKGYFAFFKELGPIMDNIVTGFKPEDLRELADSIVSILSIIKEMTQPEVLGTMENAIKAFNSMETESVPSYSIWRVLKEMNSPEMKKALGYGITFMKNVSKDVTIKNEKQ, encoded by the coding sequence ATGGAAGATAAAAATATACAATCACAAATAAATGCACTCGACAAGAAATTGGATTTAATACTTGGTTATGTTAACCAACAAAGATTAAATGCTACTGTTGTTGAAGATTTAGTGAGTGATTTAGGAATTATAGGGAAAGATATGTATGATTCTACTGTTGTAGAATTAGACAAAAGACAAATAGAAATTGACCCTTCAGAATTAACTGATTTAGCAGTTACATTTTTAAGAAACATTGGCAATATTAAGTTGGTAATGAACACTCTTGAAATGGCAGTTGATTTAAGTAAAGAAGTTGGCCCAATTGCCAATGAAGTAATAATAGATTTTACAAAACAACTCAATACATTTGAACAAAAAGGATACTTTGCTTTCTTTAAAGAATTAGGTCCTATAATGGATAATATTGTAACTGGATTTAAACCTGAAGACTTAAGAGAATTAGCTGATAGTATAGTTTCAATTTTGTCTATTATTAAAGAAATGACACAACCTGAAGTACTTGGAACTATGGAAAATGCAATTAAAGCATTTAATAGTATGGAAACAGAAAGTGTACCTTCTTACTCAATTTGGAGAGTTCTTAAAGAAATGAATAGTCCTGAAATGAAAAAAGCTTTAGGTTATGGTATTACCTTTATGAAAAATGTATCTAAAGATGTTACTATAAAAAACGAAAAACAATAA
- the ligA gene encoding NAD-dependent DNA ligase LigA, translated as MSENIELKIKLLRDELRKHNYNYYVLDNATISDYEFDLKLKELEKLEAENPQFFDPNSPTQRVGGEITKNFTTVIHKNRMYSLANSYSLEDLNDWENRIKKMVDNENISYSCELKYDGASINLVYENGKLLRAETRGDGFQGDDVTANVKTIKSIPLVLHDKFIDSFEIRGEIIMPLKGFYKMNEERIEEGEDPFSNPRNTASGSLKMQDSAEVAKRPLDCLLYQLIAEELPFETHFEALMGAKKVGFKIPETIAVCNTINEVFEFIKYWDTRRNKLPYETDGVVVKVNSLEQQEELGYTAKSPRWAIAYKFKAEQVSTILNEITYQVGRTGAITPVANLEPVQLAGTIVKRASLHNADQIEKLDIRVGDTVFVEKGGEIIPKIVGVDLTKRSLESKPTKYITNCPDCGTKLVRTEGDAKHYCPNEYGCPTQITGRIQHFISRKAMNIDGLGSETVELLFKEGLIHNYADLYELNESQIIPLERMAEKSAQNIIAGIENSKKIPFEKVLFALGIRFVGETVAKKLAKHFKSIDNLMNASFEELVAVDEIGDKIAESVLRFFDNLTNIQIIDRLKNYGVQLIISEDTLKNQTTKLFGKTIVISGVFSHFSRNDLKKSIEDNGGKVASSISKKTNFVIAGENMGPSKRLKAESLKIPIISEKDYINMIS; from the coding sequence ATGTCTGAAAATATTGAATTAAAAATAAAATTGCTTAGGGATGAATTGAGGAAGCATAATTATAATTATTATGTACTAGATAATGCCACAATTTCTGACTATGAGTTTGATTTAAAATTAAAAGAACTAGAAAAATTAGAAGCAGAAAACCCTCAATTTTTTGACCCAAATTCTCCAACTCAACGAGTAGGAGGTGAAATTACTAAGAATTTCACTACCGTAATTCATAAAAACAGAATGTATTCTTTGGCAAATTCATATTCTTTAGAAGATTTGAATGATTGGGAGAATAGGATAAAAAAAATGGTTGATAATGAAAATATTTCATATTCATGTGAATTAAAGTATGACGGTGCTTCTATAAATTTAGTGTATGAAAATGGAAAACTTCTACGAGCAGAAACTCGTGGTGATGGTTTTCAAGGAGATGATGTTACGGCTAATGTTAAAACAATTAAATCTATACCGTTAGTTTTACATGATAAATTTATTGATAGTTTTGAAATTAGAGGAGAAATTATAATGCCTTTAAAAGGGTTTTATAAAATGAATGAAGAAAGGATAGAAGAAGGTGAAGATCCTTTCAGTAATCCTAGAAATACAGCTAGCGGAAGTTTAAAAATGCAGGATAGTGCAGAAGTTGCAAAACGACCGTTAGATTGTTTATTATATCAATTAATTGCTGAAGAACTACCCTTTGAAACACATTTTGAGGCGCTAATGGGAGCCAAAAAGGTAGGTTTTAAAATACCAGAAACAATTGCCGTTTGTAATACAATTAATGAAGTTTTTGAATTTATTAAATATTGGGATACTAGACGTAATAAATTACCTTATGAAACAGATGGTGTTGTTGTAAAAGTAAATTCATTAGAGCAACAAGAAGAATTAGGTTATACAGCAAAATCGCCTCGTTGGGCCATTGCTTACAAATTTAAAGCCGAACAAGTAAGTACTATTTTAAATGAAATAACATATCAGGTTGGTAGAACAGGAGCTATAACACCAGTTGCTAATTTAGAGCCAGTACAATTGGCAGGAACAATTGTTAAAAGAGCTTCTTTGCACAATGCAGATCAAATTGAAAAATTAGACATTAGGGTTGGTGATACTGTTTTTGTAGAAAAAGGAGGCGAGATTATACCTAAAATTGTAGGAGTAGATTTAACTAAAAGATCTTTAGAATCTAAACCAACAAAATACATTACAAATTGTCCGGATTGTGGCACGAAACTAGTTAGAACTGAAGGAGATGCTAAACATTATTGCCCAAATGAATATGGTTGTCCAACTCAAATTACTGGAAGAATTCAGCATTTTATAAGTAGAAAGGCTATGAATATTGATGGGCTGGGGTCAGAGACTGTTGAGTTGCTATTTAAGGAAGGCTTAATTCATAATTATGCCGATTTGTATGAATTAAATGAATCTCAAATTATTCCTTTGGAAAGAATGGCAGAAAAATCTGCACAAAATATAATTGCAGGAATAGAAAATTCAAAGAAAATACCTTTTGAAAAAGTGCTTTTTGCCTTGGGTATTAGGTTTGTTGGAGAAACTGTGGCAAAAAAATTAGCAAAACACTTCAAATCTATAGATAATTTGATGAACGCGTCATTTGAAGAACTCGTTGCTGTTGATGAAATTGGGGATAAAATAGCAGAAAGTGTTTTGAGGTTTTTTGATAATTTGACAAATATTCAAATAATAGATCGATTAAAAAACTATGGTGTTCAATTAATAATTTCTGAAGATACTTTGAAGAATCAAACCACTAAACTTTTTGGTAAAACAATTGTTATATCTGGGGTGTTTTCACATTTTAGTAGGAATGATTTAAAAAAATCAATTGAAGATAATGGGGGTAAAGTAGCAAGTTCAATATCTAAAAAAACAAACTTTGTGATAGCAGGTGAAAATATGGGACCTAGTAAACGTTTGAAAGCAGAGAGTTTAAAAATTCCAATTATTTCAGAAAAAGATTATATAAATATGATAAGTTAA